One segment of Vibrio orientalis CIP 102891 = ATCC 33934 DNA contains the following:
- a CDS encoding substrate-binding periplasmic protein — protein MRLVIYILLSFFVTISSARSSQINELTYLTEQYPPYNFEQNGALQGIAVDLLQAVGKQSQSPIELSQINLQPWPRAYRTALIKPDTVLFSTTRTQLREHIFQWAGPISPTRIVVLAKRSRNIEISHSMVLAKYRIGVIRDDVGEQLLLELGVPRDSMVESSVPDTLAEQLTKERIDLWAYEENVAKWWIKKSGYDTDEYEVVYVLREGELYFAFNLEVDSTMILHFQQALNDLKRSPETGISIYQQILNKYR, from the coding sequence ATGCGACTCGTTATCTACATATTGTTAAGTTTTTTCGTCACGATAAGCTCAGCTCGAAGTTCGCAGATAAATGAGCTTACCTATCTGACTGAGCAGTACCCACCTTATAATTTTGAGCAAAATGGCGCCCTTCAAGGTATTGCTGTTGACCTGTTACAGGCTGTTGGAAAACAATCCCAAAGTCCAATTGAACTCTCACAAATCAACTTGCAACCTTGGCCTAGAGCTTATCGAACGGCACTTATCAAACCTGACACGGTGTTGTTTTCTACCACGCGTACGCAGTTACGTGAGCATATCTTCCAATGGGCGGGACCAATCAGCCCCACAAGAATCGTCGTGCTAGCAAAACGCTCAAGGAACATAGAGATAAGCCACTCGATGGTACTCGCAAAGTATCGAATTGGTGTTATTCGAGATGATGTTGGAGAGCAGTTATTGTTAGAGCTGGGTGTTCCTCGCGATTCTATGGTTGAGAGCTCTGTGCCGGATACACTGGCCGAACAACTGACTAAAGAGCGTATCGACCTATGGGCTTATGAAGAAAATGTCGCCAAGTGGTGGATCAAAAAAAGTGGTTACGATACTGATGAGTATGAAGTCGTCTATGTTTTAAGAGAAGGCGAGCTCTACTTTGCCTTTAATCTGGAGGTCGACAGCACCATGATATTGCATTTTCAGCAAGCTCTTAATGATCTCAAGCGTTCGCCTGAAACTGGAATCAGTATCTATCAGCAAATTCTCAATAAATACCGTTAA
- a CDS encoding TonB-dependent siderophore receptor, which produces MFTKSQLALVIGAVLATPAVVAETVKTDEHMVVEGRDYGYKADTNATAMRMEATQLETPGQIAVIDEQIIDEQRASTLGDVLKNDASVSAGGTSRNRERFSLRGFEVQSSSGFLRDGHQHWSHYRQPVELLERVEVVKGPSGLLYGVSAPGGLINMVTKKPTYETQVNVSQDVGSNDHSRTMVDVSGALNDDETLRARTIISKESYSSWRSYGDGSKPQTERLVAGLFVDYDVNDNVTLSVHYDKTNDQGSVDSGALYTLDGQLVGNKEHIWDAQWSEIENDVENVGFNVNANLSDVWSLNTGFNYQDFERNDIESFPGFANVNPDGTGEVSHGGSNRNDKWRFRTAYLDLVADTELAGLEHKFLIGTNWLGYSYDRFERSFTGQDVAAGNTVGVPEFDSSKDPRVSSSSYDTWGFYAQDLMTINEQWQLLAGLRFDRKVQDGVAEENVAPKLGVIFHPADNGSIYASYSESFEPQGQVASSSKRTYTNDGQLLDAAIGKAYEVGTKWELLDNRLFVSGAVFDISQENIELDVEDVATGNYTTTQGGKQQHRGAELAAQGYVTDKLSLSGSAMYLDAEITNHETYAGNRPVDVPEFAASVWSTYAATNEVDVNLGVIYEGSRYGDQANTFKKDAYTRVDMGLAYTYKYDADLDMVARLTVENLFDTDYLAGGGSTSSKHAYAEDVVVGEGRNYMATLQIKY; this is translated from the coding sequence ATGTTCACTAAGAGTCAGTTAGCGCTCGTTATTGGTGCTGTATTAGCGACTCCTGCAGTGGTTGCGGAAACGGTTAAAACAGATGAGCACATGGTCGTAGAGGGGCGAGATTACGGCTACAAAGCTGATACAAACGCTACAGCTATGAGAATGGAGGCGACTCAACTTGAAACTCCGGGACAAATTGCAGTTATCGATGAACAGATCATTGATGAGCAACGCGCAAGTACTCTTGGTGATGTGTTAAAAAATGATGCGAGTGTAAGTGCCGGTGGTACAAGCCGTAACCGTGAGCGTTTCTCACTACGTGGCTTTGAAGTACAAAGCTCATCAGGTTTCCTACGCGATGGACACCAACATTGGTCTCACTACCGTCAACCGGTAGAGCTTTTAGAGCGTGTCGAAGTTGTCAAGGGGCCATCAGGTCTGCTTTACGGTGTATCTGCACCAGGTGGCCTCATCAATATGGTCACCAAAAAACCAACTTATGAAACTCAAGTTAATGTTAGCCAAGATGTGGGTTCTAACGATCACTCACGTACTATGGTTGATGTGAGTGGCGCGCTAAACGACGATGAAACGCTACGTGCTCGCACTATTATTTCGAAAGAAAGCTACAGCTCATGGCGCAGCTATGGTGATGGCTCGAAGCCACAGACAGAGCGCTTAGTGGCTGGACTTTTTGTTGACTATGATGTGAACGACAATGTGACGCTATCGGTTCATTACGACAAAACTAATGATCAGGGTAGTGTCGACTCAGGTGCGCTATATACGTTAGATGGTCAGCTAGTAGGCAACAAAGAACATATCTGGGATGCACAGTGGTCAGAAATTGAAAACGATGTTGAAAACGTTGGATTCAACGTTAATGCGAATCTTAGCGACGTCTGGTCATTAAACACCGGTTTCAACTACCAAGATTTTGAACGCAACGATATTGAAAGTTTCCCAGGTTTTGCAAATGTGAACCCGGATGGAACGGGAGAGGTGTCTCATGGTGGCAGTAATCGTAATGACAAATGGCGCTTTAGAACAGCATACCTCGATCTAGTTGCTGATACAGAACTCGCTGGCTTAGAGCACAAATTCTTAATCGGTACTAACTGGTTAGGTTACAGCTATGATCGTTTTGAGCGCAGTTTTACTGGTCAAGATGTGGCAGCGGGTAACACAGTCGGTGTACCAGAGTTTGATTCATCGAAAGATCCTCGTGTTTCTTCTAGCAGTTATGATACTTGGGGCTTTTACGCTCAAGATTTAATGACAATCAACGAGCAGTGGCAGCTTTTAGCAGGTCTTCGCTTTGACCGTAAGGTTCAAGATGGTGTCGCTGAAGAAAACGTAGCACCTAAATTGGGCGTAATCTTCCACCCTGCCGACAATGGTAGTATCTACGCATCATACTCAGAGAGCTTTGAGCCACAAGGGCAAGTCGCAAGCAGCAGCAAGCGTACCTATACTAATGATGGTCAATTGTTAGATGCTGCAATTGGTAAAGCTTATGAAGTAGGGACCAAGTGGGAGTTACTTGATAATCGATTGTTTGTTTCTGGTGCAGTGTTTGATATTAGCCAAGAAAACATTGAGTTGGATGTAGAAGATGTCGCTACAGGTAACTACACTACAACTCAAGGTGGTAAGCAGCAGCATCGCGGAGCTGAACTTGCGGCTCAAGGCTACGTGACGGACAAGCTATCGCTGTCGGGATCAGCTATGTATCTTGATGCAGAAATTACCAACCATGAAACCTATGCGGGTAATCGCCCTGTTGATGTTCCTGAGTTCGCAGCGAGTGTATGGTCAACATACGCGGCGACAAACGAAGTGGATGTAAACTTAGGTGTAATTTACGAAGGTTCACGTTACGGTGATCAAGCGAACACGTTCAAGAAAGATGCGTACACACGTGTGGATATGGGTCTAGCTTATACTTACAAGTATGATGCAGATTTAGACATGGTTGCACGTCTAACCGTTGAAAACCTCTTTGATACCGATTACCTAGCGGGTGGTGGTTCTACATCAAGCAAACATGCTTATGCGGAAGATGTAGTCGTTGGCGAAGGCCGCAACTATATGGCGACACTGCAGATCAAATACTAA
- a CDS encoding TadE/TadG family type IV pilus assembly protein, translating into MRKVKGITIIEFTLMSSFLMMIMLAIASIGYFMFSMQAVSESVRTAARMASVCQLNDSGIKTYVVDNSYISSVTTSKIAIDYLDEASNVLASPNSEDVRFVRARAVDMNYRFVALLSFLGESGVIEMPSFETTIPSESLGLVPNDTDTDC; encoded by the coding sequence ATGAGAAAAGTAAAAGGGATTACTATCATTGAGTTCACCCTAATGTCGTCATTTCTTATGATGATCATGTTGGCCATCGCTTCAATAGGGTATTTCATGTTCTCTATGCAGGCTGTGAGTGAATCTGTGCGTACAGCAGCTCGAATGGCTTCTGTTTGCCAACTCAATGACAGTGGTATAAAAACCTATGTTGTTGATAACAGCTATATTTCTTCAGTGACCACCAGTAAAATTGCTATTGATTATCTAGATGAGGCGAGTAATGTGCTGGCTTCACCCAATTCAGAAGATGTGCGTTTTGTTCGAGCCAGAGCGGTCGACATGAATTACCGCTTTGTCGCTTTGTTATCATTTCTTGGCGAGAGCGGTGTGATCGAAATGCCAAGCTTTGAAACGACCATCCCTAGTGAGAGTTTAGGCCTCGTACCTAACGACACCGATACCGATTGTTAA
- a CDS encoding ExbD/TolR family protein — protein sequence MRLGRSQSKQEEAQIDLTSMLDIVFIMLIFFIVTSSFVRESGVEVNRPTASNVVSQKEAGIFVAVTSANDIYIDKRMVDVERVQATLEHLLLDKPDASLVIQADEHAYSGTVVKVMDAAKGAGVKNIALAAEKI from the coding sequence ATGAGACTCGGTCGAAGCCAATCAAAACAAGAAGAAGCGCAAATTGACCTGACTTCAATGCTTGATATCGTCTTTATCATGCTGATTTTCTTTATTGTCACCAGTTCATTTGTTCGAGAGTCGGGTGTTGAAGTCAATCGACCTACTGCGTCTAATGTTGTTAGTCAAAAAGAAGCAGGGATCTTTGTCGCGGTGACATCAGCGAACGATATTTACATTGATAAGCGTATGGTGGACGTAGAACGCGTTCAGGCAACCTTAGAACATTTGTTACTTGATAAGCCTGATGCATCATTAGTAATTCAAGCTGATGAGCACGCGTATAGCGGTACTGTGGTTAAAGTTATGGATGCGGCAAAGGGAGCAGGGGTTAAAAATATTGCCCTAGCTGCGGAGAAAATCTAG
- a CDS encoding ATP-binding protein, protein MKWSRISFRKRMLIIMTLSGLIELLLLVAAGFVYIKYAQEDEMGHKALGVASFLAKSPYVIEMIERGVTEESQQRYRNLTTLIGAAFIVIGDHEGIRLVHPLDERIGKPMKGGDNRRALINGEAYISIAKGSLGYSVRGKSAVFNEQGEIIGVVSVGYLIDRLQDRIEPFLTFLIAMALLVVAANAIVSSYASRKFQRAILGFEPEEIGRLYVELDVTLETLKEGIITIDDKGKLRAINKSACQILGLVKADCIDRPLSEILPDSDLQSVLQTARTDHDINLYLNKKRLIANRSPIIVEDKVVGAVSSFRLRDDLTELTEQLAKTKEYAEMLRSQTHEHRNKLNTISGMVQMGELEAVQYLIGQETAHYQALIEFLRETIKEPLIAGMLLGKTERARELGLNLVVEEGARLEPLPSRINPEDMVTILGNLIDNAFDSTREALTKEPLLAPHRRTIEVSISDFGNEVILEVIDQGSGLPDDISAESLVRRGVSSKDSDTRGVGLYLINELAIRYHGELEMVNNKEHGARMTVYLPKEELR, encoded by the coding sequence ATGAAATGGAGTCGTATCAGCTTTCGTAAACGAATGCTGATTATCATGACACTGTCAGGCCTAATAGAGCTATTGCTATTGGTTGCTGCCGGATTCGTCTACATCAAATATGCCCAAGAAGATGAAATGGGCCATAAAGCACTTGGCGTCGCATCCTTCCTTGCCAAGTCACCCTATGTGATCGAGATGATTGAACGCGGCGTTACTGAAGAGAGTCAACAGCGTTACCGTAACCTGACAACACTGATTGGTGCAGCGTTTATCGTGATCGGCGATCATGAAGGGATAAGGCTTGTTCACCCACTTGATGAGCGCATAGGTAAACCAATGAAGGGCGGCGATAATCGCCGTGCTTTAATCAACGGTGAAGCTTACATTTCTATAGCTAAGGGCTCTTTAGGATATTCTGTACGAGGAAAATCTGCAGTATTCAATGAACAAGGTGAGATCATTGGAGTGGTCTCGGTTGGTTACTTGATTGATCGCCTTCAGGATAGAATCGAACCCTTTTTAACATTTTTGATTGCAATGGCGTTACTCGTGGTTGCCGCAAATGCCATTGTTTCTAGTTATGCTTCCCGGAAATTCCAACGCGCTATCTTAGGCTTCGAGCCAGAAGAGATTGGTCGTCTATATGTTGAATTAGACGTTACCTTAGAAACACTAAAAGAAGGCATTATTACTATTGATGATAAAGGTAAGCTTCGAGCTATCAATAAGAGTGCTTGCCAAATTCTCGGTTTAGTAAAAGCAGATTGTATCGATAGACCTCTGAGTGAAATCCTTCCTGACAGCGATTTACAATCGGTACTCCAAACAGCGCGTACGGATCATGACATCAATTTGTATTTGAATAAGAAGCGCCTAATTGCCAACCGAAGCCCCATCATTGTTGAGGATAAAGTCGTTGGGGCGGTATCAAGTTTCCGACTTAGAGATGATCTCACTGAACTGACAGAACAATTAGCGAAAACCAAAGAGTATGCAGAGATGCTTCGCTCACAAACTCATGAGCATCGAAATAAGCTCAATACCATTAGCGGTATGGTGCAAATGGGTGAACTCGAAGCGGTGCAATATTTGATAGGTCAGGAAACGGCGCACTACCAAGCGTTGATTGAATTTTTACGCGAAACGATCAAAGAGCCTCTTATCGCGGGTATGCTACTAGGTAAAACTGAGCGTGCCAGAGAATTAGGGCTCAATTTGGTGGTAGAAGAGGGCGCCAGATTGGAACCTTTACCAAGCCGTATAAACCCTGAGGACATGGTGACGATTCTAGGAAACCTCATCGATAATGCATTTGATTCAACTCGCGAGGCTTTAACTAAAGAGCCGTTACTCGCTCCTCACCGTCGTACGATTGAGGTCTCCATTAGTGATTTTGGTAATGAAGTGATTTTAGAAGTCATCGATCAAGGTAGCGGTTTGCCTGATGATATTAGTGCAGAATCACTGGTAAGGCGAGGCGTATCAAGCAAAGACTCTGACACAAGAGGTGTCGGGCTATATTTAATTAATGAACTCGCAATTCGTTATCATGGTGAGTTAGAAATGGTAAATAACAAAGAGCATGGGGCAAGGATGACAGTATATCTACCTAAGGAAGAGCTAAGATGA
- a CDS encoding MotA/TolQ/ExbB proton channel family protein, with the protein MKRTFIASLIVLAATSFNLSANEMAVNAQADSKVQAQHNQLRESGFKQTEQQLATLKAELVKQRQALQTANDKLAAQFSTNEDELARLEESLRLETGSLGEVFGVVRQNAKELESELKHSVTGAGDQAYTQVVEEIVAATKLPSMPQLTGLWKALAEQIKASGELAQTQIQLVDGDGKQREESVVRLGSFGLIGEQGYLNWNGAKQTATAYQKQPEQGPSVTGLDELRSGLIQNMVVDPSRGVMLEQLALEPTLMDRLQAGGVVGKIILVLLLIGLIIAVVRGVSLSIARQKIRRQLKIPTQPGDNPLGRVLAVYSKEKKQSVEALELRLLEAVVDEQTGLEKGLSMLKLLAALAPMLGLLGTVTGMIETFQVITQFGNGDPKVMAGGISMALVTTVLGLIAAMPLLLAHNILSSQAESIRHILEKQGIGLVAEQAEKEMDAKVATLGNAA; encoded by the coding sequence ATGAAACGCACATTTATTGCCTCACTTATCGTACTTGCAGCGACCTCCTTTAATCTTTCTGCCAATGAAATGGCGGTTAATGCTCAAGCTGATTCGAAGGTGCAAGCGCAGCACAATCAGCTACGTGAATCTGGCTTTAAGCAGACGGAACAGCAGCTAGCGACACTTAAAGCGGAGCTAGTGAAACAACGCCAAGCGCTTCAAACTGCTAATGACAAGTTAGCGGCACAATTTAGCACCAATGAAGATGAGCTTGCTCGTTTAGAAGAAAGCCTTAGATTAGAAACAGGCAGCTTAGGAGAAGTGTTTGGTGTAGTACGTCAAAATGCTAAAGAGCTAGAGTCAGAACTGAAACATTCAGTGACAGGTGCTGGCGACCAAGCTTATACGCAAGTCGTCGAAGAGATCGTGGCTGCGACTAAGCTACCATCTATGCCTCAGCTAACTGGTTTATGGAAAGCACTTGCAGAGCAAATTAAAGCTTCAGGTGAATTAGCTCAGACGCAAATCCAACTTGTTGATGGTGATGGCAAGCAACGCGAGGAATCTGTAGTACGACTCGGCTCATTTGGCTTAATCGGTGAACAAGGCTACTTGAACTGGAATGGCGCGAAACAGACAGCAACGGCTTATCAAAAACAGCCAGAACAAGGACCATCAGTTACGGGACTTGATGAGTTACGTTCGGGCTTAATTCAAAATATGGTTGTCGATCCTTCACGCGGTGTGATGCTTGAGCAATTGGCTCTTGAACCAACGTTAATGGATAGACTGCAAGCTGGTGGTGTTGTCGGTAAAATTATCCTTGTATTACTGCTGATTGGTCTAATTATCGCGGTTGTACGTGGTGTTAGCTTATCCATCGCTCGTCAAAAGATACGTCGCCAACTTAAAATTCCGACTCAGCCAGGGGACAACCCTCTTGGTCGAGTGCTAGCTGTGTACAGTAAAGAGAAGAAACAAAGTGTTGAAGCATTAGAGTTAAGGTTACTTGAGGCCGTGGTTGATGAACAAACGGGTCTTGAGAAAGGCTTATCAATGCTCAAACTTTTAGCCGCTCTTGCGCCAATGCTAGGTTTGTTAGGTACCGTTACGGGTATGATTGAAACCTTCCAAGTGATCACCCAGTTTGGTAATGGTGATCCTAAAGTGATGGCGGGTGGTATCTCTATGGCCTTGGTGACAACCGTTCTTGGTCTTATTGCCGCGATGCCGCTTCTTTTAGCTCATAACATTCTAAGCTCTCAAGCTGAATCAATTCGCCATATTCTTGAAAAGCAGGGGATTGGACTGGTCGCTGAACAAGCTGAAAAAGAGATGGATGCAAAAGTGGCAACTTTAGGGAATGCGGCGTAA
- a CDS encoding energy transducer TonB has translation MKRLLIVLPLAFVCAISIFTFMAWMVDGGHQRAPQSSESLSFNMVMVENEQDVQRRQRTVPEQPKAPEVPEQIPTSQTETRLTEVSPMSQPSLGLNTAIDGLAISAPTFGDFGVNQQAMPLYRVEPRYPAKALKRGAEGYVIMRFTIDPTGRPTSIEVIEAKPKRMFEREAMRALKKWKYQPKVIDGGAIAQVGQTVKLEFKLAQ, from the coding sequence GTGAAGCGATTGCTAATTGTTCTCCCCTTAGCATTTGTCTGTGCGATATCGATATTTACGTTCATGGCCTGGATGGTTGATGGTGGTCATCAAAGAGCACCGCAATCGAGTGAGTCACTCAGCTTCAATATGGTGATGGTTGAAAATGAGCAGGATGTTCAAAGACGCCAGCGCACAGTGCCAGAGCAGCCAAAAGCGCCAGAAGTACCAGAACAAATACCAACTTCACAGACAGAAACTAGACTCACAGAAGTGTCACCAATGTCTCAGCCTTCCCTTGGGTTGAATACGGCCATTGATGGTTTAGCGATTAGTGCACCTACGTTTGGTGACTTTGGTGTGAATCAGCAAGCGATGCCTCTTTATCGTGTTGAGCCTCGCTATCCAGCTAAGGCATTGAAACGCGGTGCGGAAGGGTATGTGATTATGCGTTTTACAATCGACCCAACGGGAAGACCTACCAGTATTGAAGTGATTGAAGCAAAGCCAAAGCGCATGTTTGAGCGAGAAGCGATGCGGGCGCTCAAAAAATGGAAATATCAGCCGAAAGTCATTGATGGTGGGGCGATAGCCCAAGTTGGACAAACGGTAAAACTGGAGTTTAAGTTAGCCCAATGA
- a CDS encoding tetratricopeptide repeat protein yields the protein MIKRVITLSCLLVSVSSIGQELSQYTAVRVQKAHELAQDDKVKQAIASLKEIETNRQYDSAFVARMLGVFYWQEGQIKPAITQLKIAVSSGLLQDEQAWVTERMLADLYLNDQQFKPALEHYYTLIKSVPETQEADDLWLRIAQSHYQLEQWSKVIPATNRYLKTDPKERLQPLSLKLGSQLQLEQWKHAIPTIEQLIVLQPDKLNWWRQLVGLQLRVGRDQDALDTLSLAKLNGLTLSQKDLHLLAQLYAKRGIPERAAIQVSELEDAATDIRLLSEQAQYWQVAKEWDKAITVWKAASKINAKYHWNVAQLMVQQGYYQDSLRVLDKVKGKEADVALAKTRALYKLNQLEEALIEAKKANNAEPSTQAESWITYLTQLRQSEGVTG from the coding sequence ATGATTAAAAGAGTAATCACATTATCCTGCTTACTTGTTTCTGTTTCCTCAATAGGGCAAGAGCTGAGTCAGTATACCGCAGTGCGAGTACAGAAGGCTCATGAGCTCGCACAGGATGACAAAGTCAAACAGGCTATCGCTTCATTGAAAGAGATAGAGACAAATCGTCAGTATGATAGCGCTTTTGTCGCCCGAATGTTGGGGGTGTTTTATTGGCAAGAGGGTCAAATAAAACCGGCTATCACCCAGCTTAAAATAGCGGTATCGAGCGGCTTATTACAAGATGAGCAGGCGTGGGTAACCGAGCGTATGCTGGCAGATCTTTATCTAAATGATCAGCAGTTTAAGCCTGCACTTGAGCACTATTATACCTTGATAAAGTCGGTACCAGAGACGCAAGAAGCGGATGATTTGTGGCTGAGAATCGCCCAATCCCATTATCAACTTGAGCAATGGAGTAAGGTGATTCCTGCGACGAATCGCTATCTTAAAACCGATCCTAAGGAACGTTTGCAGCCCTTGTCTTTGAAGCTGGGATCTCAACTGCAATTAGAGCAGTGGAAACATGCGATTCCTACCATAGAACAACTTATCGTGTTGCAACCAGATAAGCTTAACTGGTGGCGTCAGCTTGTTGGACTACAGCTTCGAGTTGGTAGAGACCAAGATGCGCTAGATACTTTATCTTTGGCAAAGTTAAACGGATTAACGCTTAGCCAAAAGGATCTCCACTTGCTTGCACAGTTGTATGCGAAACGAGGGATTCCGGAGCGAGCCGCGATTCAAGTTAGTGAGCTAGAAGATGCAGCAACGGATATTCGGTTGTTGTCAGAGCAAGCGCAATACTGGCAAGTCGCGAAAGAGTGGGATAAAGCGATCACAGTGTGGAAAGCAGCCTCTAAGATTAATGCGAAGTACCATTGGAACGTTGCTCAACTTATGGTCCAGCAAGGCTACTATCAAGACTCCTTACGAGTGCTAGATAAAGTTAAGGGCAAAGAGGCGGACGTAGCGTTGGCGAAAACACGAGCCTTGTATAAGTTAAACCAGTTGGAAGAGGCGCTTATTGAGGCTAAAAAGGCCAACAATGCGGAACCTTCTACTCAGGCAGAGAGTTGGATTACGTACCTGACACAACTTCGTCAATCTGAAGGTGTGACGGGGTAA
- a CDS encoding response regulator has translation MSAVTRVMIIEDDLAIAQLHQRYLEQVGGYEVIGIATTKLEAKLQLEVLSPDLLLLDVYLPDGTGIEILHELRTEHLSCDVILITAARDVETLQQAMRGGVVDYLLKPVVFPRLEAALKKYVLQKQQLTHADGLDQNIVDKMLQASTVNETQKNRLPKGIDAVTLDKIKALFDDSVLMTADEAGELIGASRTTARRYLEYLISTGELEADLNYGTVGRPERTYKKSY, from the coding sequence ATGAGTGCCGTTACTCGAGTCATGATTATTGAAGATGATCTCGCGATTGCTCAACTGCATCAGCGCTATTTAGAGCAAGTTGGTGGTTATGAAGTTATTGGTATCGCAACGACTAAATTAGAAGCAAAGCTTCAACTCGAAGTGCTCAGCCCTGACTTACTGTTACTGGATGTGTATTTGCCCGATGGTACAGGTATCGAAATTCTTCATGAACTTCGTACAGAGCACCTGAGCTGTGACGTTATTTTGATTACCGCTGCAAGAGATGTGGAAACATTACAGCAGGCTATGCGTGGTGGCGTGGTTGACTATCTGTTAAAACCCGTTGTCTTTCCTCGCTTAGAAGCGGCGCTGAAAAAATATGTATTGCAGAAGCAGCAACTCACTCATGCAGATGGTTTAGACCAAAACATCGTCGATAAAATGCTTCAGGCTTCCACTGTCAACGAAACCCAGAAGAACCGGCTGCCGAAAGGGATAGATGCAGTGACTTTGGATAAGATCAAAGCATTATTTGATGACAGCGTTTTGATGACAGCTGATGAGGCGGGTGAGTTGATTGGGGCCAGTCGAACCACAGCACGACGCTATCTAGAATATTTAATCAGTACTGGGGAGCTTGAAGCGGATCTTAACTACGGTACGGTTGGGCGGCCTGAACGAACGTACAAGAAATCTTATTAG
- a CDS encoding MotA/TolQ/ExbB proton channel family protein: protein MDAIFTLLPEMVASMPWVLSLQAFMQQGGQVLWWLLLVVCLCWALILERVVYLWVQFPKQRKQWVDAWLSRSDHNTWHARSIREGWLSQAHLSLTQNLNIIKVLVAICPMLGLLGTVTGMISVFDVMASQGSSNPKLMASGISLATLPTMAGMVAALTGMFFHARLVKVCHRQEIKLEKSLRSQR from the coding sequence ATGGACGCAATATTCACGCTGCTTCCCGAAATGGTAGCGTCAATGCCTTGGGTGCTGTCTCTTCAAGCTTTTATGCAGCAGGGGGGACAGGTGCTATGGTGGCTATTATTGGTTGTTTGTCTCTGCTGGGCGTTAATCCTTGAACGGGTGGTTTATCTGTGGGTTCAGTTTCCCAAACAGCGCAAGCAGTGGGTGGATGCATGGCTTAGTCGCTCTGACCACAATACCTGGCATGCTCGTTCGATCAGAGAAGGTTGGCTATCTCAAGCCCATTTGTCGTTAACTCAGAACCTAAACATCATTAAGGTGCTGGTGGCCATTTGCCCAATGCTCGGCCTGCTAGGTACTGTAACCGGTATGATCTCTGTGTTTGATGTGATGGCCAGCCAAGGTAGTAGTAATCCGAAATTAATGGCGTCAGGCATCTCTTTGGCGACCTTGCCAACAATGGCTGGGATGGTCGCAGCATTAACCGGGATGTTTTTCCATGCACGCTTGGTCAAAGTGTGTCACAGACAAGAAATCAAACTAGAAAAATCATTAAGGAGTCAACGATGA
- a CDS encoding DUF3450 domain-containing protein gives MNILKSSIALLVATYSSGVLATNLDTAQRIQSKTNSASASSQQRIDQSAETSLTLKAEIEQLQEEVKNLEVYKNHLSALVSSQEQEMTSFRGQIEEIKRTRQGVVPLMYQMIDGLKAIVAEDAPIRLIQRQERIAKLDKMMVRADISDAEKYRRILEAYQIELDYGTKLGLYQGQIDVAGEYLETDILYLGRLSLVARSLNGSTFWSWDKEQNQWVSVDPSMKSELDKAFSIAAKQAAPSLITLPVSLTVTEAK, from the coding sequence ATGAATATATTAAAATCCAGCATAGCATTGCTTGTTGCTACATACTCTTCAGGGGTATTAGCGACAAACTTAGATACGGCACAACGCATTCAAAGCAAGACTAATTCGGCTTCTGCCTCTAGCCAGCAGCGTATCGATCAGAGTGCTGAAACTTCTCTGACGCTGAAAGCTGAGATTGAGCAACTTCAAGAAGAAGTGAAAAATCTTGAAGTATATAAGAACCACTTATCTGCCTTGGTCTCCAGCCAAGAGCAAGAGATGACGAGTTTCCGTGGACAGATTGAAGAGATCAAACGAACACGTCAGGGCGTTGTACCGCTGATGTATCAAATGATAGATGGATTGAAGGCGATCGTAGCCGAAGATGCGCCAATTCGACTCATTCAACGTCAAGAACGAATTGCAAAGCTAGACAAGATGATGGTTCGCGCAGACATCAGTGATGCAGAAAAATATCGTCGTATTCTAGAAGCCTACCAGATCGAGCTGGATTACGGCACCAAGCTTGGTTTATACCAAGGTCAAATTGACGTTGCTGGTGAATATCTAGAAACGGACATTTTGTACTTGGGTCGTTTGTCTTTAGTTGCACGTAGCTTAAATGGTTCAACATTTTGGTCTTGGGACAAAGAACAGAACCAATGGGTGAGTGTTGACCCGTCAATGAAGTCAGAACTCGACAAAGCATTCAGCATCGCTGCGAAACAGGCCGCGCCTAGTCTCATTACCTTACCTGTTTCACTGACTGTTACGGAGGCGAAATAA